In Quercus robur chromosome 10, dhQueRobu3.1, whole genome shotgun sequence, a genomic segment contains:
- the LOC126703876 gene encoding putative disease resistance protein RGA3, with product MAEALISQILGQLISVTSQQIAENVKSVVSVEKQVEKLTSNLQAIQTVLEDAEKRQVREASVKRWLDKLKDMSYEMEDLLDEWSTAILKSQIDKNKDKVENDDNNDLLLAPKKVSSFPISFLSLNPVSQLSRASHRPGIAKKIKVINGKLDVIAKEKDRYDFNSIRAPQQPDRDRQQTCSFLDVSEIRGRDQDKETLVRKLLILSESGQTQGQQEGNVNNKLHIASIVGMGGIGKTTLAQLAYNDEEVKAHFDMRIWICVSDPFDEIRIAKAIVEQVGQSGPSLVELESVLQNMCKSIKERKLLIVLDDVWVEDYKKWEPLKHCLQHGAQGSTILVTTRKERVAQMMGSSCMFQLQNLSEGDTWWLFSQLAFLGRASEECETLEEIGKKIVSKCKGLPLAAKTLGSLMRFRRTKAEWQNVLDSEIWELEEAEKGLLPPLLFSLYDLPSAIRRCFLFCAVFPKDYEIKKDVLIKLWMAQGYLSSSRSREMEVTGQEYFESLAAHSLFQDFIKDDDGSIIQCKMHDIVHDFAQFLTRNECVIMEVDSKKKPSMDAFYKKVRHLTLTCASDAQMPVFNYNAVNSRTLLNLAEDIALPHLFDNLTRLRALDLNAAAIKEVPVKVRNLMHLRYLNLSKNTRLHELPEAVCDLSNLESLILNWCQSLKRLPQGIGKLINLRHLELEETSNLRKFPKGIGKLSSLRTLSKFIVRGDGVKKACNMVLLKNMKHLQGILYLDGLENLISGGESKKAELKNKKNLLGLRLDFYGQKREGGIHNDDDDDDDVIEELQPNPNLASLHILYYQGTRLPSWIMMLTNMRELILKNCENCENLPPLGNLPSLELLEIWYMYHVKTMGHRFLGVDAHDSIPNTDDVLTTSTKIAFPKLKRLGFFGLTEWEDWYDWTSWREDCLIMPRLSCLTIECCPKLKALPHLIQTAPIQVTIRECPILETMLPQGERRGLGQDISYPNQI from the coding sequence ATGGCTGAAGCACTTATTTCCCAGATCCTGGGACAACTGATCTCAGTCACTAGCCAACAAATAGCAGAGAACGTGAAATCGGTGGTGAGTGTTGAAAAACAAGTTGAAAAGCTCACAAGCAATCTACAAGCCATTCAAACTGTCCTTGAGGATGCAGAGAAGAGACAAGTCAGAGAAGCCAGTGTGAAACGTTGGCTAGATAAGCTCAAAGACATGTCCTATGAGATGGAAGACTTATTGGATGAATGGAGCACTGCGATTCTGAAATCACAGATTgacaaaaacaaagacaaagtcGAAAATGATGACAACAACGATCTTCTTCTAGCTCCCAAGAAGGTGAGCTCCTTTCCTATCTCTTTCTTGTCTTTGAATCCAGTTAGTCAACTTAGTCGGGCTAGTCATCGTCCTGGTATTGCTAAGAAGATAAAAGTAATAAATGGAAAACTAGATGTGATTGCAAAAGAGAAAGATAGGTATGACTTTAACTCCATTAGAGCTCCTCAACAACCTGACCGTGACAGACAACAAACTTGTTCATTTCTAGATGTATCAGAGATACGAGGTAGAGACCAAGACAAGGAAACCTTAGTGAGAAAGTTATTAATACTATCCGAGAGTGGTCAAACTCAAGGTCAACAAGAAGGAAATGTTAATAACAAGCTCCATATAGCCTCTATAGTAGGCATGGGAGGAATTGGAAAGACAACTCTGGCCCAACTAGCCTACAATGATGAAGAGGTGAAAGCCCATTTTGACATGAGAATATGGATTTGTGTCTCTGACCCTTTTGATGAGATTAGGATTGCCAAAGCAATAGTTGAACAAGTTGGACAATCGGGTCCGAGTTTAGTTGAACTGGAAAGTGTCCTGCAAAACATGTGTAAATCCATTAAGGAAAGGAAGCTCCTTATTGTCCTAGATGATGTGTGGGTTGAGGATTACAAAAAGTGGGAGCCTTTGAAACATTGTCTTCAGCATGGTGCTCAAGGAAGCACAATTTTGGTGACCACACGTAAGGAAAGAGTAGCACAGATGATGGGAAGCTCATGTATGTTCCAGCTGCAGAATTTGTCTGAGGGGGACACTTGGTGGTTGTTTAGTCAGTTGGCATTTCTTGGAAGGGCTAGTGAAGAGTGTGAAACATTAGAAGAAATTGGCAAGAAGATTGTTTCCAAGTGTAAGGGTCTGCCTCTTGCTGCAAAAACTCTAGGGTCACTCATGCGTTTTAGAAGAACTAAAGCAGAGTGGCAGAATGTTCTGGATAGTGAGATTTGGGAATTGGAAGAGGCTGAAAAGGGCCTTCTACCTCCTCTATTGTTTAGCTTATATGATTTGCCCTCTGCAATAAGACggtgtttcttattttgtgcCGTCTTTCCCAAAGATTATGAAATAAAGAAGGATGTTTTGATCAAATTGTGGATGGCACAAGGTTATCTCAGCTCCTCGCGAAGTAGAGAGATGGAAGTAACTGGTCAGGAGTACTTTGAAAGCCTAGCTGCACACTCTTTGTTCCAGGATTTCATAAAAGATGATGATGGTAGCATAATACAGTGCAAGATGCATGACATAGTTCACGACTTTGCACAATTTCTTACAAGAAACGAATGTGTTATCATGGAGGTTGACAGTAAAAAAAAGCCAAGCATGGATGCATTCTACAAAAAGGTTCGTCACTTAACCTTGACATGTGCATCAGATGCGCAAATGCCCGTCTTCAATTACAATGCAGTGAATTCACGCACTCTCTTGAATCTGGCCGAAGACATTGCTCTACCTCATTTATTCGATAATTTGACACGGCTTAGGGCATTAGATTTAAATGCTGCTGCAATTAAAGAAGTTCCTGTCAAGGTACGCAACTTGATGCATTTAAGATACCTTAACTTGAGTAAAAACACTAGATTGCATGAATTGCCTGAAGCAGTGTGTGATTTGAGCAATTTGGAATCCCTGATCCTTAATTGGTGTCAAAGCCTCAAGAGACTACCTCAAGGGATTGGGAAACTTATCAACTTGAGGCATCTTGAGCTTGAAGAGACCTCAAATCTAAGGAAGTTTCCTAAAGGAATTGGAAAATTAAGTTCTCTTCGAACATTGAGCAAGTTCATTGTGAGAGGCGATGGTGTTAAAAAGGCATGTAATATGGTACtgttaaaaaatatgaaacacCTCCAAGGGATTCTTTACTTGGATGGGCTAGAAAATTTGATAAGTGGGGGTGAGTCTAAGAAAGCAGAattgaagaacaagaaaaacCTTTTGGGTTTGAGGCTGGATTTCTATGGTCAGAAAAGAGAGGGAGGAAttcacaatgatgatgatgatgatgatgatgtaatTGAAGAATTGCAGCCAAATCCAAATCTGGCATCCTTACACATACTCTACTACCAAGGCACTAGGTTGCCAAGTTGGATAATGATGTTAACCAACATGAGAGAGCTTATactcaaaaattgtgaaaaCTGTGAGAATTTGCCTCCTTTGGGAAATCTCCCTTCCCTTGAGTTACTAGAAATATGGTATATGTATCATGTAAAGACCATGGGCCATAGATTTTTGGGGGTGGATGCACATGATAGCATTCCAAACACAGATGATGTACTAACCACATCTACAAAAATTGCATTCCCAAAACTGAAGAGACTCGGGTTTTTTGGCCTGACAGAGTGGGAAGACTGGTATGACTGGACAAGCTGGAGAGAAGATTGTTTGATAATGCCGAGACTCAGTTGCTTGACAATTGAATGCTGCCCCAAGCTAAAGGCACTGCCACACCTCATTCAGACTGCACCTATACAAGTAACTATCAGAGAGTGTCCTATACTTGAGACAATGCTGCCACAAGGAGAGAGGAGAGGATTGGGCCAAGATATCTCATATCCCAATCAAATTTGA
- the LOC126701780 gene encoding prolyl 4-hydroxylase 1, translating to MGGGAMKIVFGLLTLVTVGMIIGALFQLAFIRRLEASYEFPSSRRLQGNENDGYLQLPRGIPDWNNDKDARILRLGYVKPEIISWSPRIIVLHNFLSMEECDYLRAMALPRLEISTVVDTATGKGIKSSVRTSSGMFLNREEKKYPMIQAIEKRISVYSQVPVENGELIQVLRYEKSQYYQPHHDYFSDSFNVKYGGQRIATVLMYLSDNVEGGETYFPMAGSGECSCGGKKLKGMSVKPNKGDAVLFWSMGLDGQSDINSIHGGCEVLSGEKWSATKWMRQRALSPP from the exons aTGGGTGGGGGTGCGATGAAGATCGTTTTTGGGCTGTTAACACTCGTCACTGTTGGAATGATTATAG GTGCTTTGTTTCAATTAGCATTTATACGAAGGTTGGAAGCCTCCTATG AGTTTCCATCATCTAGAAGATTGCAGGGAAACGAGAATGATGGCTATCTTCAGCTTCCCAGAG GTATTCCCGATTGGAATAATGACAAAGACGCAAGAATTTTACGTCTTGGATAT GTCAAACCTGAAATAATCAGCTGGTCACCTCGAATCATTGTACTTCATAATTTTCTGAGCATGGAG GAATGCGACTACCTTAGAGCAATGGCCCTCCCCCGACTTGAAATTTCAACTGTAGTGGATACAGCAACTGGGAAG GGAATTAAAAGTAGTGTAAGGACTAGCTCAGGAATGTTCTTAAATCGTGAAGAAAAGAAGTATCCAATGATACAG GCAATTGAAAAAAGAATTTCTGTCTATTCTCAAGTGCCAGTTGAAAATGGGGAACTCATACAAGTATTAAG GTATGAGAAGAGTCAGTATTACCAACCGCATCATGACTACTTCTCTGATTCT TTCAATGTGAAGTATGGCGGTCAGCGCATAGCAACAGTCCTCATGTATTTAAGTGATAACGTTGAAGGAGGAGAAACATATTTCCCTATG GCTGGTTCGGGTGAATGTAGCTGTGGTGGGAAGAAGCTCAAGGGGATGTCTGTAAAACCAAATAAAGGAGATGCTGTGCTTTTTTGGAGCATG GGACTAGATGGACAGTCGGATATAAATAGCATACATGGAGGATGTGAGGTGCTCTCAGGTGAAAAGTGGTCGGCTACGAAATGGATGAGGCAGAGAGCTCTCTCGCCACCATAG